From the Ruania alkalisoli genome, one window contains:
- a CDS encoding phosphatase PAP2 family protein: protein MATMTPARPPGAMPPAPQPGRARLRGAVPPLLGAVACAVAVIVIWRIFVTTARGQQLDDVAALGASFGRDTLEPLLTPVLTVVSVPFVAAAVLAAVIGAVIQRRPAIALGAVAILGGSNLTTQVLKDVLERPDLGVTYALGNSLPSGHTTVAASVAATALLIAPRRWRGTIALAGVAYSALTGLGTLVGGWHRPSDVVSAFLVVAVWYFLVEAARQFPARAPLPRGYRPAPPVNAATALVVLGTLAGLISAAIGAGVLSALPPVGTVMAATGGLTTAAYAGGSLAVAAIACLTTAGMLVMRPYRRD, encoded by the coding sequence ATGGCCACGATGACTCCCGCGCGACCGCCTGGTGCGATGCCCCCGGCACCGCAGCCGGGGCGCGCTCGTCTGCGCGGGGCCGTTCCTCCGCTGCTGGGTGCGGTGGCCTGCGCGGTGGCGGTGATCGTGATCTGGCGCATCTTCGTCACCACCGCCCGGGGGCAGCAGCTCGACGACGTCGCCGCTCTGGGTGCCTCCTTCGGGCGGGACACGCTCGAGCCGCTGCTGACCCCGGTGCTGACCGTCGTCTCCGTCCCGTTCGTCGCGGCCGCAGTGCTCGCCGCGGTGATCGGCGCGGTGATCCAGCGGCGCCCGGCGATCGCCCTGGGTGCGGTAGCCATTCTCGGCGGTTCGAACCTCACCACGCAGGTCCTCAAGGACGTGCTAGAACGTCCGGACCTGGGCGTCACCTACGCTCTCGGAAACTCCCTGCCGTCCGGGCATACGACCGTCGCGGCGTCGGTCGCGGCCACGGCCCTGCTGATCGCCCCACGCCGCTGGCGGGGCACGATCGCCCTCGCCGGTGTGGCCTACAGTGCGCTGACCGGGCTGGGCACCCTCGTTGGGGGGTGGCACCGGCCCTCGGACGTGGTCAGCGCCTTCCTCGTGGTCGCCGTCTGGTACTTCCTGGTGGAGGCGGCGCGCCAGTTCCCCGCCCGGGCTCCGCTTCCGCGTGGGTATCGGCCCGCGCCGCCGGTGAACGCGGCCACCGCTCTGGTGGTGCTCGGGACCCTGGCGGGGCTGATCTCAGCGGCGATCGGTGCCGGCGTGCTCAGCGCCCTTCCACCGGTGGGCACAGTGATGGCCGCCACGGGCGGCTTGACCACCGCGGCCTATGCGGGGGGTAGTCTCGCGGTGGCAGCCATCGCCTGCCTGACGACGGCTGGCATGCTGGTGATGCGGCCCTACCGCAGGGACTGA
- a CDS encoding alpha/beta hydrolase: MKQSLPSLRARLRHAGVILAVAVGLSITAVPAHAADTGTLSVGTAPATAAGEVDYTVYLPAGYDTDTERRYPTLYLLHGRGDTQAAWQQVAGDLDEMIDEGQIQPMVVVMPDAPWNDRGNWYTDSLYTGDASTGAGVAVETALAADLVAHVDATYRTAADREARAVGGYSMGGAGALRFALAHQDTFSAAIVLSPATYVPQPPPDSSVRDYGAFGVENELFDADRYTALSYPASLETFDPALPVHLFIAVGDDEWANPDPAQADHDLDFEAARLYNTVRRAPGITAELRVLDGGHDWDVWQPAFREAIVDVSQRLRTAPAEGWDAELFGSTGDDRAGGIVETADGGHAMVLNLGADWDGYATAGNMDALVVRRDPAGHEVWRHALASAGNDRAYGVVTGADGTLLVAGYTRGDLESGAANEQDDGFVAAIGTGGTRAWTTQVGDPAAADRFYALAADGAGGAYLAGYTSGSFAGEASAGDKDAVLVRVGPAGDVLWSVQLGGSGEDKALAVTPVDSGVVVAGVTGAGMPGTEHSGAGDGWVAQYDEDGAQTWIRAVASPENDMVSGLLTLADQTVLAVGHSRGTIGAHHLGDNDIVVQALDQDGQVLWTTQTGTTTDDRGVSAVAGPGGGATILATTYGAIGEPHGGVDVAAIPLDAAGTPGAALQLGSVERDGADEWDEANLFAAPGSAGAWLTGLTFGGVDGQANAGAGDVFVTTLPVTSDPGPSGEPTDGATDGTGGTPTSGDPGTGGGAGSDAAGPEPGGDLATTGAGPIMIGVLALALLGTGLALVRRRLLLRGA; this comes from the coding sequence ATGAAGCAGTCTCTGCCCTCCCTGCGCGCCCGGCTCAGGCATGCGGGGGTGATCCTCGCCGTGGCGGTCGGCCTCAGCATCACGGCCGTCCCCGCGCATGCGGCCGATACCGGCACCCTGAGCGTGGGAACAGCGCCCGCCACCGCCGCAGGCGAGGTGGACTACACCGTCTACCTGCCGGCCGGGTACGACACCGATACCGAGCGGCGCTACCCCACGCTCTACCTGCTGCACGGGCGAGGTGACACCCAGGCGGCGTGGCAGCAGGTGGCCGGAGACCTCGACGAGATGATCGACGAAGGACAGATCCAGCCGATGGTGGTCGTGATGCCGGACGCGCCCTGGAATGACCGGGGTAACTGGTACACCGACTCGCTATACACCGGCGACGCCTCGACCGGGGCCGGCGTGGCCGTGGAGACGGCCCTTGCCGCGGACCTGGTTGCCCATGTCGACGCCACCTACCGTACGGCGGCCGATCGCGAAGCGCGCGCCGTCGGTGGGTACTCGATGGGCGGTGCGGGCGCGTTGAGGTTTGCGCTGGCACACCAGGACACGTTCTCGGCCGCGATCGTGCTGAGTCCGGCCACCTACGTGCCGCAACCCCCGCCCGACTCCTCAGTCCGGGACTACGGAGCGTTCGGGGTCGAGAATGAGCTGTTCGACGCGGACCGGTACACCGCGCTCTCCTACCCGGCTTCCCTCGAGACGTTCGACCCCGCGCTTCCCGTGCACCTGTTCATCGCGGTCGGTGACGACGAGTGGGCGAATCCCGACCCGGCCCAGGCTGACCACGACCTCGATTTCGAGGCCGCGCGCCTGTACAACACGGTGCGGCGGGCACCGGGGATCACCGCCGAGCTTCGCGTCCTGGACGGCGGCCACGACTGGGACGTATGGCAGCCCGCCTTTCGTGAAGCCATCGTGGACGTCTCGCAGCGCCTGCGCACCGCACCCGCCGAGGGGTGGGACGCAGAGCTGTTCGGTTCGACCGGCGATGATCGCGCCGGCGGCATCGTCGAGACGGCCGACGGCGGCCACGCCATGGTGCTCAACCTCGGCGCCGACTGGGACGGGTACGCCACCGCCGGGAACATGGACGCACTGGTGGTGCGCCGCGACCCTGCCGGTCACGAGGTCTGGCGGCACGCGCTCGCGTCAGCGGGTAATGATCGCGCCTACGGGGTGGTGACCGGCGCCGACGGGACGCTTCTCGTCGCCGGGTATACCCGGGGCGACCTCGAGTCCGGGGCCGCGAACGAGCAGGATGACGGCTTCGTCGCCGCCATTGGCACCGGCGGGACGCGGGCATGGACCACGCAGGTGGGCGACCCTGCGGCTGCCGACCGCTTCTATGCCCTCGCAGCGGACGGCGCCGGCGGGGCCTACCTGGCCGGATACACCTCCGGGTCCTTCGCGGGTGAGGCGAGCGCAGGCGACAAGGATGCCGTGCTGGTGCGCGTGGGTCCCGCCGGCGACGTGCTATGGAGCGTGCAGCTCGGCGGCAGCGGTGAAGACAAGGCGCTCGCCGTCACCCCGGTCGACTCCGGCGTGGTCGTCGCCGGCGTCACCGGGGCCGGCATGCCCGGGACCGAGCACAGCGGCGCCGGTGACGGGTGGGTCGCCCAGTACGACGAGGATGGCGCCCAGACCTGGATCCGAGCCGTCGCCTCACCGGAGAACGACATGGTCAGTGGGCTGCTCACACTGGCCGACCAGACCGTGCTGGCGGTCGGGCACTCTCGCGGCACGATCGGGGCGCACCACCTCGGTGATAACGACATCGTGGTCCAGGCTCTTGACCAGGACGGGCAGGTTCTCTGGACCACGCAGACCGGAACGACGACCGACGACCGCGGCGTGAGCGCCGTTGCCGGCCCAGGTGGGGGCGCCACGATTCTCGCCACCACGTACGGGGCGATCGGTGAGCCACATGGCGGCGTGGACGTTGCGGCGATCCCGCTCGACGCCGCAGGCACTCCGGGTGCGGCCCTGCAGTTGGGGTCGGTGGAGCGCGACGGCGCCGACGAGTGGGACGAGGCCAATCTCTTTGCCGCGCCAGGCAGTGCCGGTGCGTGGCTGACGGGCCTCACCTTCGGTGGTGTCGACGGCCAGGCGAACGCCGGTGCCGGTGACGTTTTCGTCACCACGCTTCCGGTCACCTCCGATCCCGGACCTTCCGGGGAACCGACTGACGGCGCCACGGACGGCACCGGAGGCACCCCAACCTCGGGCGACCCGGGCACCGGTGGGGGTGCAGGTTCCGACGCGGCCGGCCCCGAACCGGGCGGTGACCTCGCCACTACGGGTGCCGGGCCAATTATGATCGGCGTGCTCGCGCTGGCGCTACTCGGTACCGGCCTCGCTCTGGTCCGGCGACGCCTCCTGCTCCGCGGAGCGTAG
- a CDS encoding Gfo/Idh/MocA family protein: MTIHDPAYGPDPADAPPLRWGILAAGGIAAKFAADVPAHSSGTVVAVGSRSLERAQAFASTHQIPTAHGSYADLVADEQVEAVYVASPHSEHLEHALLAIEVGKPVLIEKSLTRNAAEARELFAAAKARGVFVMEAMWSRFLPHMVAMRQIIASGEIGEVHMLTAEHGQGLDHLEDEHRLKNPDLAGGAVLDLGVYPISFTQAVLGAPDQITAVGTMTTTGVDESEAITLRYGNRALALLGASLKGATRNAATITGTKGRIEIEPTFYAPTTLTVVPREGEPRSITPAVGGGFEYQAAEVARCVAEGHLESDLHTWAHTLAVMETMDEVRRQLGVVLPGE, translated from the coding sequence ATGACCATCCACGATCCCGCCTACGGTCCCGACCCTGCCGACGCCCCGCCGCTGCGCTGGGGGATCCTCGCTGCAGGCGGGATCGCGGCCAAGTTTGCCGCTGATGTGCCTGCACACTCCTCCGGCACGGTGGTGGCCGTGGGATCGCGCAGCCTGGAACGGGCTCAGGCGTTCGCCTCCACACACCAGATCCCGACGGCGCACGGCAGCTATGCGGACCTCGTTGCCGACGAGCAGGTCGAGGCGGTCTACGTGGCCTCGCCGCACTCGGAGCACCTCGAGCACGCGCTGCTGGCGATCGAGGTGGGAAAGCCGGTGCTGATCGAGAAGTCCCTGACCCGTAACGCCGCCGAGGCGCGGGAGCTGTTCGCGGCAGCGAAGGCTCGCGGGGTGTTCGTGATGGAGGCCATGTGGAGCCGTTTCCTGCCGCACATGGTCGCGATGCGGCAGATCATCGCCTCCGGTGAGATCGGCGAGGTGCACATGCTCACTGCCGAACACGGTCAGGGGCTGGACCACCTCGAGGACGAGCACCGGCTGAAGAACCCGGACTTGGCCGGTGGTGCGGTGCTCGACCTGGGTGTCTACCCGATTTCGTTCACTCAGGCGGTGCTGGGGGCCCCGGATCAGATCACTGCCGTGGGAACGATGACCACCACCGGGGTGGACGAGAGTGAGGCGATCACCCTGCGCTACGGCAACCGGGCGCTGGCACTGCTCGGCGCCAGCCTCAAGGGGGCCACACGCAACGCTGCCACGATCACGGGCACCAAGGGCCGGATCGAGATCGAGCCGACGTTCTACGCCCCCACCACGCTCACCGTGGTCCCACGCGAGGGCGAGCCGCGCTCGATCACCCCCGCCGTCGGTGGCGGATTCGAGTACCAGGCGGCCGAGGTGGCCCGCTGCGTCGCAGAGGGCCACCTGGAGTCCGACCTGCACACCTGGGCCCACACCCTCGCCGTCATGGAGACCATGGACGAGGTGCGCCGGCAGCTCGGGGTCGTGCTGCCGGGGGAGTGA
- a CDS encoding ABC transporter permease: MSTTSTQPLTAPDETPGSRVLWAFKDTWTIVLQEFMHLLRQPSTFAWQLGMPVVMVLMFVYVFGSAMDVTGMGAGVGYIDYAMPGMFAMTIAFGFMNTAFPVAFNKEKGFMDRFRSMPMSSSAVVTGRGVADIIQAAVDLAVIVGIALAIGWRPAGPVTDTLAAFGLLLWLRFALIFVGIWIGLRVKNTEGAGNLFAIAFPLGFISSVFAPPQMMPGWLGTVAAWNPVSSTASAIRELFQTPGVDLATSTYWIEGHAIAGALIWPVLLLVVFVPLAVRQFQNLSR, encoded by the coding sequence ATGAGCACCACATCGACCCAGCCGCTCACCGCACCCGACGAGACTCCCGGAAGCCGCGTGCTGTGGGCGTTCAAGGACACCTGGACGATTGTGCTGCAGGAGTTCATGCACCTGCTGCGCCAACCGTCCACGTTCGCCTGGCAGCTCGGGATGCCCGTGGTGATGGTGCTGATGTTCGTCTACGTCTTCGGCAGCGCGATGGACGTGACCGGGATGGGTGCGGGCGTGGGGTACATCGACTACGCCATGCCCGGCATGTTCGCCATGACGATCGCCTTCGGGTTCATGAACACGGCGTTCCCGGTGGCGTTCAACAAGGAGAAGGGGTTCATGGACCGCTTCCGGTCCATGCCGATGTCCTCCTCCGCCGTGGTGACGGGCCGGGGCGTGGCAGACATCATCCAGGCGGCGGTGGACCTCGCGGTGATCGTCGGCATCGCGCTGGCGATCGGCTGGCGTCCCGCCGGTCCGGTCACCGATACGCTCGCGGCGTTCGGTCTGCTGCTGTGGCTGCGGTTCGCCCTGATCTTCGTCGGGATCTGGATCGGCCTGCGGGTCAAGAACACCGAGGGCGCCGGGAACCTGTTCGCGATCGCCTTCCCGCTCGGCTTCATCTCCTCGGTCTTCGCACCGCCGCAGATGATGCCCGGCTGGCTGGGCACCGTCGCCGCCTGGAACCCGGTCTCCTCGACTGCATCCGCGATTCGCGAGCTCTTCCAGACGCCGGGGGTTGATCTGGCCACCAGCACCTACTGGATCGAGGGGCACGCGATCGCGGGAGCGTTGATCTGGCCCGTCCTGCTGCTGGTCGTCTTCGTACCGCTGGCGGTCCGGCAGTTCCAGAACCTCAGCCGGTGA
- a CDS encoding DUF7059 domain-containing protein: MHDPQVVARLRADLDGAGFGVDQLAEVLGTVATAALGREQVLPAVRAARAAGPEPAAVLARLFILGDTVTEDEAGRALPRTGVDRAQHGGLLTINDRGQVRGAVDLRPIDTPHGAFYLAADLGEATTGRAVERDHVLGVGGASRTLAELTVRRPVRRALDLGTGSGVQALNIAPFADQVVATDLSARALTFARFNAALNGVELDLREGSMLEPVTGERFDLVVSNPPFVITPRESGLTEYTYRDGGRRGDDLVRALITGVADVLAPGGIAQLLGNWEVHEGEGLFDRIQQWLADSGLDGWVIQRESADPAEYAETWLRDGGITPDRDRLAWDKGYAAWLADFEARGVTAVGFGYITLHKPNIPDGAASPPQPWHRVEEVTGTLPGAHTGGLWPAIADTLTAKDALARLSDTELAGHALTVATDVTEERHYRPGSADPEVIVLRQGGGFGRTVRADTALAAVVGTCDGDLTVAQIAAGVAALTGLERDAVLDSVLPDVRGLVTDGLLRLPRR; this comes from the coding sequence ATGCACGATCCCCAGGTGGTGGCCCGGCTGCGTGCCGATCTCGACGGTGCTGGCTTCGGCGTTGACCAGCTCGCCGAGGTGCTCGGCACGGTGGCGACAGCGGCATTGGGTCGCGAGCAGGTGCTGCCGGCCGTGCGTGCAGCGCGCGCGGCCGGCCCCGAACCTGCCGCAGTGCTCGCCCGGCTGTTCATCCTCGGCGATACCGTCACCGAGGATGAAGCCGGGCGAGCACTGCCGCGCACTGGCGTTGACCGGGCGCAGCACGGTGGACTCCTGACGATCAATGATCGAGGACAGGTGCGTGGCGCCGTCGATCTGCGCCCCATCGATACGCCCCACGGCGCCTTTTACCTGGCCGCCGATCTCGGGGAAGCCACCACTGGACGTGCCGTCGAACGCGACCATGTGCTCGGCGTCGGCGGAGCGTCGCGGACTCTCGCGGAGCTGACGGTCAGGCGCCCGGTCCGCCGCGCACTCGACCTCGGCACAGGGTCTGGGGTGCAGGCACTCAACATCGCTCCATTCGCCGACCAGGTCGTGGCCACCGATCTCTCTGCCCGGGCGCTCACGTTCGCCCGCTTCAACGCGGCCCTGAACGGTGTCGAACTCGATCTGCGCGAGGGTTCGATGCTGGAGCCGGTGACTGGTGAGCGGTTCGACCTCGTCGTCTCCAACCCGCCGTTCGTGATCACGCCACGCGAGTCGGGGCTGACCGAGTACACCTACCGCGACGGCGGCCGGCGCGGCGACGACCTGGTCCGTGCCCTGATCACCGGGGTAGCGGACGTGCTCGCCCCGGGTGGCATCGCCCAGCTCCTCGGCAACTGGGAGGTGCACGAGGGGGAGGGGCTCTTCGATCGGATCCAGCAGTGGCTGGCCGATTCCGGCCTGGACGGCTGGGTGATCCAGCGCGAGAGCGCCGATCCGGCCGAATATGCCGAAACCTGGTTGCGCGACGGCGGCATCACCCCCGACCGCGACCGCCTCGCCTGGGACAAGGGGTACGCCGCGTGGCTGGCGGACTTCGAGGCTCGAGGCGTGACCGCCGTCGGGTTCGGCTACATCACCCTGCACAAGCCCAATATCCCCGACGGCGCAGCGTCGCCTCCGCAGCCGTGGCACCGTGTGGAGGAGGTCACCGGCACGCTGCCCGGTGCCCACACCGGCGGCCTGTGGCCGGCGATCGCGGACACACTGACGGCGAAGGATGCGCTCGCGCGGCTCTCCGACACCGAGCTCGCTGGCCACGCACTCACGGTGGCTACCGACGTGACCGAGGAGCGCCACTACCGGCCCGGGTCTGCGGACCCGGAGGTGATCGTGCTGCGGCAAGGGGGCGGCTTCGGGCGCACGGTGCGGGCCGACACGGCGCTGGCGGCCGTCGTCGGCACCTGCGATGGCGACCTGACCGTGGCGCAGATCGCCGCGGGCGTCGCAGCGCTCACCGGCCTTGAGAGGGACGCGGTGCTCGACTCTGTGCTTCCCGACGTCCGGGGGCTGGTGACTGACGGGTTGCTGAGACTGCCTCGGCGCTGA
- the topA gene encoding type I DNA topoisomerase translates to MTATARKLVIVESPAKARTIAGYLGSGFDVEASVGHIRDLAQPSELPAEMKKGPYKKFAIDVENGFDPYYVVDADKKKKVSELKKLLKDADELYLATDEDREGEAIAWHLLEVLKPKVPVKRMVFHEITREAIQRALAEPRDLDTRLVDAQETRRLLDRLYGYEVSPVLWRKVRQGLSAGRVQSVATRMVVDRERERMAFRAAEYWDVKGSFTGGRGATSGTTFGARLVAVDGAKVATGKDFRDDATLKNQKVLHLDEATATGLVSALEGADVTVSSVEEKPYTRRPAAPFTTSTLQQEASRKLRMNSRAAMRTAQTLYENGYITYMRTDSVALSGQAIDAARRQATELYGADFIPAKPRFYASKSKGAQEAHEAIRPAGDSFRTPAQVSGALSGDEFRLYELIWKRTVASQMADAKGSTASVRLQGTASDGRVAEFAASGTVITFRGFLAAYEEGRDVERYSDGENAGGKDARLPDLQTGDGVATDALVAEGHETSPPPRYTEASLVKALEERGIGRPSTYAATISVITDRGYVLRRGQALVPSWVAFSVIRLLEEHFPKLIDYDFTAEMESDLDRIAAGEADRVDWLAGFYFGRDGAEGLQNLVADLGEIDAREINSIAIADGITLRVGRYGPYLEGTPSEEGGQARRASVPDDIAPDELTAEKAEELFAASAEDGRELGVDPESGHTIIAKNGRFGPYVTEVLPEPEEPAKGKKKPAKPKPRTGSLFKDMDLATVDLAAALKLLSLPRVVGTDPESGDEITAQNGRYGPYLKKGTDSRSLTSEDQIFDITLDEALEIYSQPKRGRGATAAKPLKELGEDPSSGKPVVVKDGRFGPYVTDGTTNATLRAADSVETITADRAYELLAEKRAKGPAKKKAPARKPAAKKAPAKKAATKKS, encoded by the coding sequence GTGACCGCAACGGCCCGCAAGCTTGTGATCGTGGAGTCCCCGGCGAAGGCGCGCACGATCGCTGGCTATCTGGGGTCCGGCTTCGACGTCGAGGCCAGCGTCGGGCACATCCGCGACCTCGCCCAGCCCTCCGAGTTGCCGGCAGAGATGAAGAAGGGGCCGTACAAGAAGTTCGCGATCGACGTCGAGAACGGCTTCGACCCCTACTACGTGGTGGATGCGGACAAGAAGAAGAAGGTCAGCGAGCTCAAGAAGCTCCTGAAGGATGCCGACGAGCTCTACCTCGCCACGGATGAGGACCGCGAGGGGGAGGCCATCGCGTGGCACCTGCTCGAAGTGCTCAAGCCGAAGGTGCCGGTCAAGCGGATGGTCTTCCACGAGATCACCCGCGAGGCGATCCAGCGGGCCCTGGCCGAGCCACGCGACCTGGACACCCGGCTCGTCGACGCCCAGGAGACCCGCCGCCTGCTGGACCGCCTCTACGGTTACGAGGTCTCTCCGGTGCTGTGGCGCAAGGTGCGTCAGGGCTTGAGCGCCGGGCGCGTGCAGTCGGTGGCCACCCGTATGGTGGTCGATCGCGAACGCGAGCGGATGGCGTTCCGCGCAGCCGAGTACTGGGACGTCAAGGGCTCCTTCACCGGTGGCCGCGGGGCGACGTCCGGCACCACCTTCGGTGCCCGCCTGGTGGCCGTCGACGGTGCGAAGGTCGCGACGGGCAAGGACTTCCGCGACGACGCCACGCTCAAGAACCAGAAGGTCCTGCACCTGGACGAGGCGACCGCCACCGGGCTGGTCTCGGCGCTCGAGGGTGCCGACGTCACGGTGAGCTCGGTCGAGGAGAAGCCCTACACCCGCCGTCCGGCGGCGCCGTTCACCACCTCCACGCTGCAGCAGGAGGCTTCCCGCAAGCTGCGGATGAACTCCCGCGCGGCGATGCGCACCGCCCAGACGCTGTACGAGAACGGCTACATTACCTACATGCGTACCGACTCGGTGGCGCTGTCGGGTCAGGCGATCGATGCTGCCCGCCGGCAGGCCACGGAGCTGTACGGGGCTGATTTCATCCCGGCCAAGCCGCGGTTCTACGCCTCCAAGTCCAAGGGCGCTCAGGAAGCACACGAGGCGATCCGCCCGGCGGGGGACTCCTTCCGCACCCCGGCGCAGGTATCCGGCGCACTCAGCGGAGACGAGTTCCGCCTGTATGAGCTGATCTGGAAGCGCACCGTGGCCTCGCAGATGGCCGATGCGAAGGGCTCGACGGCGTCCGTGCGGTTGCAGGGCACGGCATCCGATGGTCGTGTGGCCGAGTTCGCGGCCTCCGGCACCGTCATCACCTTCCGCGGCTTCCTCGCTGCCTATGAAGAAGGTCGCGACGTCGAGCGCTACTCCGACGGAGAGAATGCGGGTGGCAAGGATGCGCGCCTGCCGGACCTGCAGACGGGTGACGGCGTGGCGACCGATGCGCTGGTGGCTGAGGGGCACGAGACCTCCCCACCACCGCGCTACACCGAGGCCAGCCTGGTCAAGGCGCTGGAGGAGCGCGGTATCGGTCGGCCCTCCACCTACGCCGCCACGATCTCGGTCATCACCGACCGTGGCTATGTGTTGCGGCGCGGGCAGGCACTGGTGCCCAGCTGGGTGGCGTTCTCGGTGATCCGGCTGCTGGAGGAGCACTTCCCGAAGCTCATCGACTACGACTTCACAGCCGAGATGGAGTCCGATCTGGACCGGATCGCCGCCGGGGAGGCCGACCGGGTGGACTGGCTCGCCGGCTTCTACTTCGGTCGCGACGGCGCCGAAGGTCTGCAGAACCTGGTGGCGGACCTCGGAGAGATCGACGCCCGGGAGATCAACTCGATCGCGATCGCGGACGGGATCACCCTGCGGGTGGGTCGGTATGGGCCGTACCTGGAGGGAACGCCGTCGGAGGAGGGCGGGCAGGCGCGACGCGCCTCGGTGCCGGATGACATCGCGCCGGATGAGTTGACGGCTGAGAAGGCGGAGGAGCTGTTCGCCGCCAGCGCCGAGGACGGTCGCGAGCTGGGCGTGGACCCGGAGAGCGGGCACACGATCATCGCCAAGAACGGCCGGTTCGGTCCGTATGTGACCGAGGTGCTGCCCGAGCCAGAAGAACCGGCCAAGGGTAAGAAGAAGCCTGCCAAGCCGAAGCCGCGGACGGGCTCGCTGTTCAAGGACATGGACTTGGCGACCGTCGACCTCGCGGCCGCCCTCAAGCTGCTGTCGCTGCCACGGGTGGTGGGTACGGACCCGGAGTCCGGGGATGAGATCACCGCCCAGAACGGTCGGTACGGTCCCTACCTGAAGAAGGGCACGGACTCCCGCTCGCTGACCAGCGAGGATCAGATCTTCGACATCACCCTCGACGAGGCGCTGGAGATCTACTCCCAGCCCAAGCGCGGCCGGGGAGCCACGGCCGCGAAGCCGCTGAAGGAGCTCGGAGAGGACCCCTCGAGCGGGAAGCCGGTGGTCGTCAAGGACGGCAGGTTCGGACCATACGTGACCGACGGCACCACGAACGCCACGCTGCGGGCCGCCGACTCGGTGGAGACGATCACCGCAGACCGGGCGTACGAGCTACTCGCGGAGAAGCGCGCCAAGGGTCCGGCCAAGAAGAAGGCCCCGGCACGTAAGCCCGCGGCTAAGAAGGCACCGGCGAAGAAGGCTGCTACGAAGAAGTCCTGA
- a CDS encoding MFS transporter, with product MTSTPLPRDAKDRTLTWPVIAWSLWDWGSAAFNAVITTFVFTVYLTSDPFGPEAERTLGWVLAGAGFLIALFAPVTGQRADRAGRRTLWLAVNTVLVILASAGLFFVLPAPEYLWLGLALLAGGNIAFEFAGVNYNAMLADVSTPRNVGRVSGLGWGMGYIGGIVLLLVVYLGFIEPDVGLFGVTGEDGLDVRISMLLCAVWTLAFSIPVLLTVRDRRRRSDPKTAQVGLIGSYKLLWRTVVDLWNRDHNTVYFLLASAVFRDGLAGVFTFGGVIAAGVFGFSPGDVIIFGVVANVVAGIATILAGRLDDAIGPKRVIMAALISMVVMGLLIFFLHDGGRTVFWTCGLILAAFVGPAQSASRTFLARLIPAGREGEVFGLYATTGRAVSFLAPAMFSVAISVGIATTDATTSDEAQYWGILGIVLVLVVGLGLLWPVKPHDHAESALGEAAVDAEPHEAGRQGGSTSDS from the coding sequence ATGACGAGCACACCCCTGCCTCGGGACGCCAAGGACCGGACCCTCACCTGGCCCGTGATCGCCTGGTCGTTGTGGGACTGGGGGTCGGCAGCCTTCAACGCGGTGATCACCACCTTCGTGTTCACTGTCTACCTCACCTCGGACCCGTTCGGTCCGGAGGCCGAGCGCACACTCGGCTGGGTGCTCGCAGGTGCGGGGTTCCTGATCGCACTGTTCGCCCCCGTCACGGGTCAACGGGCGGACCGGGCCGGGCGTCGCACGCTGTGGCTGGCGGTCAACACGGTCCTGGTGATCCTTGCGTCTGCGGGCTTGTTCTTCGTGCTGCCCGCCCCCGAGTACCTGTGGCTGGGGTTGGCGCTGCTCGCGGGCGGGAACATCGCGTTCGAGTTCGCCGGCGTGAACTACAACGCGATGCTCGCCGATGTCTCCACGCCCCGGAACGTAGGCCGCGTCTCCGGCCTGGGCTGGGGAATGGGATACATCGGCGGGATCGTCCTGCTGCTGGTGGTCTACCTCGGCTTCATCGAGCCCGACGTCGGCCTGTTCGGCGTCACCGGCGAGGACGGTCTCGACGTGCGGATCAGCATGCTGCTGTGCGCGGTGTGGACGCTAGCGTTCTCCATCCCCGTGCTGCTGACGGTGCGCGACCGGCGCCGACGCAGCGATCCGAAGACGGCCCAGGTCGGGCTCATCGGCTCCTACAAACTGCTGTGGCGCACGGTGGTCGACCTGTGGAACCGCGACCACAACACGGTCTACTTCCTGCTGGCCTCCGCGGTCTTCCGCGACGGGCTCGCCGGGGTGTTCACCTTCGGCGGGGTGATCGCCGCCGGGGTGTTCGGCTTCTCCCCCGGAGACGTGATCATCTTCGGTGTGGTCGCCAACGTCGTCGCCGGGATCGCCACGATCCTCGCCGGCCGGCTCGACGATGCGATCGGCCCGAAGCGGGTGATCATGGCCGCCCTGATCTCGATGGTGGTCATGGGCCTGTTGATCTTCTTCCTGCACGACGGCGGCCGCACCGTGTTCTGGACGTGCGGCCTGATCCTGGCTGCTTTCGTGGGACCCGCGCAGTCGGCCTCGCGTACGTTCCTCGCCCGGCTCATCCCGGCGGGCCGGGAGGGCGAGGTGTTCGGCCTGTACGCGACCACCGGGCGAGCCGTGAGCTTCCTGGCACCGGCGATGTTCTCGGTGGCCATCTCGGTCGGAATCGCCACCACGGACGCCACGACGTCCGACGAGGCCCAGTACTGGGGCATCCTCGGGATCGTGCTGGTGCTGGTGGTCGGGCTGGGGTTGCTGTGGCCGGTGAAGCCGCACGATCACGCCGAGTCGGCGTTGGGCGAGGCTGCAGTGGACGCCGAACCGCACGAGGCAGGTCGGCAGGGTGGGTCGACCAGCGACTCCTGA